The nucleotide window GTGAAGATCACGCCGGGCACCGCGCGCTTGTCCCACGCCGCGGGCTTTCCGGCGATGACCTCGGCCGCGACGATGCCCTCCTGGCTTGCCTTGTGCGCGAGCATGGGCGGTCCGGCGAGATCGCCGATGGCGAAGATCGCGGGGTTGCTCGTCTGGCGTTTCTCGTTCACCGGCACGAATCCCTTCGCGTCGACCTTCACGCCCGCCTTGTCGAGCCCGAGGGTCTCGGAGTTCGGGCGGCGCCCGACCGAGAGGAGGATGCGGTCGGCCGGGATCTTTTCGACCTTGCCGTCGGAAAGCTCGACCTCGAGGACGCCGGCGGCGTGTCCCTTGGCCTTGGCGCGCAGGTGCCAAGCCATCCCCAGCGCGCGCATGCGCTTTTCCACCGGCCGCACGAGCTCGGGGTCGGTTCCCGGGAGAAGCTGGTCCAGCAGCTCGACGACCGTGACCTTGCTGCCAAGCGCGGCGTAGGCCATGCCAAGCTCAAGCCCGATCACGCCGCCGCCGATCACGGCGAGGTTCCGCGGCACCTCGCGAAGCGCGAGCGCCTCGGTGCTGGAAAGCACGGTCTTCCCGTCGAAGGAAAAGCCGGGGATCTCGACGGGGCGCGAGCCGGTGGCGACGATCGCGTGCTGGAATTGGACCGTCTTCGTCCCGCCGGTCGCCCGAACCTCGACCGTCTGCGGCCCCGTGAACCGTCCCTCGCCCGTCAGGACCTCCACGCCGTTTGCCTTGCACAGCTGGCCGATGCCGCCCGTAAGGCGCGAAACGACGCCGTCCTTCCATTTCTGGAGCTGGCCCACGTCCAGGCTGGGCTTGGCCGTGATGCCCATCTCGGACGCGTCGTGCAGCCGGTGCAGCGTCTTGGCCGCGTGGATGAGCGCTTTGGACGGGATGCAGCCCACGTTGAGGCAGACGCCGCCCAGTCGGTCCTTCTCAACGAGGACGACCTTCTTGCCAAGCTGCGCGGCGCGGATGGCGGCGACGTACCCGCCCGGGCCCGCCCCGAGCACGAGGACGTCCGTCGTTTGCGACATGGCGTCGGGATGCCGGCGAGGATATATGAAGCTCGCACCCGGACGGGCCGCGACGAACTCGGATCCGGTCACTGGCCTACTTAGGCCGGGATGCGCCATTGCGCGTACGCGCGCGCGTTCTCCAAGAGATGCAGGTTGATCGGCAGGACCTCCTTCGACCACTGCAGCGGATCGTCGGACTGCTCGCCGTAGTGTTCGGTGACCTCAAGCGTGAGGGCGACGCAGTGGTAGGTGAGGTAGCACCAGTCGGAGCTGCTGCCGCTGGCTGCCCCGGGCGGAAAGAGGCGTTGCGCGGTCTCCTCGGCCGTGCCCGTGTTCTGGTACGGCGTGTTGGCGCGCGTCCAGGACTCGATGTGCTCGAACAGGGCGTCGTCGGAGGCGGGCATCGGATGCGGGGGATCGCACGCCGACCAGGGCCGGATGAGCCCGTGGCGGCCCGTGTGGTGGCTGAGGTAGATCTGCGGACGGAACTCTTCCATCAGGGTTGCGAGGGAAGCCGTCTCGGGCTCCGAGAGGGGCCGGGGACCGGCGTAGTACGGAAGCGCAGGCGAGAGCGTCTGCGAGCGGCACAGGGGGCTCGGGTTCCCAAAGTCCACGTCGAAGTTGCGGTTCATGTCCACGCCGCGCGAGTTCCCGCGCGTGCCGGCCTCGCGCCCGTCGGGATTGAGCAGCAGCACCACGCGGACGTCCGCCTCCTCGAGCACGCGCGTCACCGTGGCGTTGCGGCCGTAGTTCTCGGCGAGGAACGCCGCAAGGTAGATCGCGGCCTCGATGCCGTAGACCTCGTTGCCGTGGATGCCCCCGTCCACGAGCACGCGGACGCGATCCGAAGCGTCGCCGGGGGCGGTCAGGCGCACTCCAAGGATCGGGCGACCTTGAACGCTCTCTCCGATGGAAAAGGCCCCGCCGACGGGCCCCGCTGCCGCCACGATCGCATCGCGCACCCGTTCCACGTCCGCCACGCGGTGGAAGCCTGATACGAGGGCCGGGGGCGCTGCGGGAAGATCGGCCACAGCCGCCGCGGAGGGCGCAAGCGGCGCCTCGGGCACGCCCACGCAGCCGGCCAGCACGACGACCAAGACGATCTGCAAGGACGCGCGGCGCGACGGCCAATGCATGGACCCCCAGCCGCCGTCGGCCCGCTTAAAGGTTGCTGGCCGAGTCTCATCGTGCTTGCGCCAGCACGCGGGGCGCCGCCTGCGCAACCTTCTCCCTCGCCGCCGCGTCGGCGTACACGCGCAGGCGCCAATGGTCCATCTGCGCTTCGCGGAGGATGCCTACGATCTTGCTCGCCTCGACGATGGGCCGCTCCCCGGAGGGACCCACGATGCGCACGTCGACCTCCTGCAGGATGGGAGGCTCCGGCACGTCGACGAGGACGTCCTCCTCCGGCACGCCGGCCTCGCTTGCGAGCGCGGCCTCGAGCCTCCGCCGGCCGTCGTGCCCGCCGTGCCGCGCGATCGCATCGCGTCCCGCCTGCGCGAAGGTGGCCTCGAAGGCGAGCTTGTGCAGCCGACGCTCCTCGACGCGCGCGAGCCACCGGCGGGAGGCGTCCGCGCCCGATCGAAGGCGGGCGAGCAGGGCGACGTCGTCCATGCGGGAGAGCTCCTCGCCGGAGAGGAGGCCCTCGGCGAGCGCGGCGTCGATGGCCTGCCGCAGCATCATCTCGGCCGCGCGGCAGGTGTGGTGGAAGTACACGGCCGTGTACATGAGAAAGCGCGTCACGAGCAAGGTCTCGGCGGCCGCCAGGCCCTCCTCGTGGAGCGCAAGGCGTCCCTTCGTCCACAGGAGCTTCGAGACGATGCGCTCGACGTCGAGCCCGACGGTGACGCCCGTGTAGTGGCTGTCGCGCGCAAGGTAGTCCATGCGGTCGACGTCGAGCTCACCGGAGACGAGCTTGCCAAGCTCGCCCTTCCCCGCCACAAGCTCCGCCACGCGCGCGGGTTCGAGCCCATGGTCGCGAAGGACGTCCCCGAGCGGGCCGTCCAGAAGGAGGTCGCACCCGATCCGGACGTGCCCGCGGCCCGTCTCGCGTTTCACGATCTCCTCCGACAGGTGGGAGAAGGGTCCATGGCCGACGTCGTGCAGCAGGACGGCCGCGCGCACGTGCGCCGCGTCGCGCTCGGGAAGCGAAAGCTCCTCCGTGGCCATGCGCGCGAGGTGGTGGGCGCCCACGCAATGCTCGAAGCGCGAGTGGTTGGCTCCTGGATAGACGAGGTGCACGGTGCCGAGCTGGCGCACGTTGCGCAGGCGCTGGAATTCGGGCCGGTCGACGAGCGCCAGCGCCAAGTCGTCCAGCAGCACGTAGTCGTGCACGGGGTCGCGCAGCCGCTTCACGCGGCGGGAAGCCCGGCCGACCTCTTGAACTCATTCCCGAACTCGCGCGTACAGGGGCGGCACGACAAGGAGCGTGACCGTCCAGACCACGAGCACGGCGATCGCCGTCGCAAGCGCGCTTTGCGACGACAGCACGAGGTCGCCGCGAGCAAAGACGGCAAAGGCAAGCGCCGTGGTCGCCATGCTGTAGAAGACGCCCTTGCCAACCGTGCCAAAGACGCGGTCGGGATCGCGCTCGCGGCGCATGCCCCACACGAGCTGGAGGGCCATGTCGCTGCCCACGGCCGTGAGGAACACGATCGGGAGAAGGAGCGTGAGCGACAGCTCGACGCCCGCCGCCGGAAGGACGCCCAGCCACCACGCGGTCGTTCCGAGCATGACAAGGAGCACGGTTGCGACGTCGCGCAGCGATCGCGTCGCCAGGGCGACGAGGAGCACGACGACAAGGGTGGAGGCGACCGCCACGAGCGCGATCCACGGGTAGCCGTGCTTCACGTAGAGGTAGAACGTGTCCTGCGTGCCCACGAGGTCGCTTCGCGTCCCGGGAAGGGGCGGACTCTGCCGCGCGGCCGCCGCGATGCCCGCGTTCATGCGCTCCCAGGCGTACTCGAGATCCGAGTACGCGCCGCCGCGAATCTCGTAGAACACGTGGACGACCGAAACGCTTGCGTCCTCGTCCACGAACAGGGCGGCAAGGCTCGCAAAGGCGGGATCCGCGTACATCTCCCGGATGGCGCGGGCGGTTCCCTCCCGGGTCGCGGGCACGTTGTAGCGCCCCGTGTCCCCCTGCTTGAGGACGACCGTGCCTCCGACGCTCGTGAGGCCGTGTTTGAGCGTCTCGTACGTGTCGAGCGCGACAAGGAGCGTGTTCGCGTTCGAGGGCCTCGTTACGAGGTCCGTCATGTTGTTGCGGAACTCGCGCTCAAGCGCGCCGAGGTAGGCGATCGTGCGCGGATCGGCCACGTCCCCCTGGCGCGGCGGGATGACGGTGAGAAGCTCCGTTCCCGCGCCGCCCCAGTTCGCGTTGTAGTACTCGTAGCTCTCCCGAACGTAGTCGCCTTCCCGGAAGCCGCCGGAGATCTCGAAGTACGGCTGCAGCTTGGAGGCGTTGGGGACGAGGACGACCGTTCCGGCAAGGAGGAGGGCTATGGCGGCGATCCGGTGGCGTCGGAGGAAGCCGGCGAAGGCCCGCG belongs to Candidatus Thermoplasmatota archaeon and includes:
- the lpdA gene encoding dihydrolipoyl dehydrogenase — translated: MSQTTDVLVLGAGPGGYVAAIRAAQLGKKVVLVEKDRLGGVCLNVGCIPSKALIHAAKTLHRLHDASEMGITAKPSLDVGQLQKWKDGVVSRLTGGIGQLCKANGVEVLTGEGRFTGPQTVEVRATGGTKTVQFQHAIVATGSRPVEIPGFSFDGKTVLSSTEALALREVPRNLAVIGGGVIGLELGMAYAALGSKVTVVELLDQLLPGTDPELVRPVEKRMRALGMAWHLRAKAKGHAAGVLEVELSDGKVEKIPADRILLSVGRRPNSETLGLDKAGVKVDAKGFVPVNEKRQTSNPAIFAIGDLAGPPMLAHKASQEGIVAAEVIAGKPAAWDKRAVPGVIFTDPEVATAGLTEAEAKAKGLTVRVGRFPFAASGRAMTTRETDGFVKIVADARTDVVLGVHVVGPEASDLISEAALAIEMGATLEDLAATVHPHPTLPEAIMEAAEAAHGKAIHTINRSS
- a CDS encoding M14 family metallopeptidase; the protein is MHWPSRRASLQIVLVVVLAGCVGVPEAPLAPSAAAVADLPAAPPALVSGFHRVADVERVRDAIVAAAGPVGGAFSIGESVQGRPILGVRLTAPGDASDRVRVLVDGGIHGNEVYGIEAAIYLAAFLAENYGRNATVTRVLEEADVRVVLLLNPDGREAGTRGNSRGVDMNRNFDVDFGNPSPLCRSQTLSPALPYYAGPRPLSEPETASLATLMEEFRPQIYLSHHTGRHGLIRPWSACDPPHPMPASDDALFEHIESWTRANTPYQNTGTAEETAQRLFPPGAASGSSSDWCYLTYHCVALTLEVTEHYGEQSDDPLQWSKEVLPINLHLLENARAYAQWRIPA
- a CDS encoding HD domain-containing protein, which translates into the protein MKRLRDPVHDYVLLDDLALALVDRPEFQRLRNVRQLGTVHLVYPGANHSRFEHCVGAHHLARMATEELSLPERDAAHVRAAVLLHDVGHGPFSHLSEEIVKRETGRGHVRIGCDLLLDGPLGDVLRDHGLEPARVAELVAGKGELGKLVSGELDVDRMDYLARDSHYTGVTVGLDVERIVSKLLWTKGRLALHEEGLAAAETLLVTRFLMYTAVYFHHTCRAAEMMLRQAIDAALAEGLLSGEELSRMDDVALLARLRSGADASRRWLARVEERRLHKLAFEATFAQAGRDAIARHGGHDGRRRLEAALASEAGVPEEDVLVDVPEPPILQEVDVRIVGPSGERPIVEASKIVGILREAQMDHWRLRVYADAAAREKVAQAAPRVLAQAR